Sequence from the Anaerolineae bacterium genome:
AGATACAGGTGCACGGCGAAGAAGAGGAGCAGCAGCCACAAGGTGGTGTGGTGCCAGAGCCGAACCAGCTGATCGCTCGCCACGCTGAACACCCAACCGAAGAGAGTCCAGAAGATGCTGGTGCGGTTGCCCAGCCCATACAGCGCCCAGCCAGTGACGGTCTCGATCACCAACAGGAGCAGCATTCCCCCGTAGGTGAGCGCCGCCAGGGGGTTGTGCCCCACCCCGTGAGGAGCGTCCCAACGCAGGAAGAGGTAAAACTTGACCTGTTCCACCATAAGCCGCAGCGAGTTCCGGATCTCTTCCCGATTGTAGAAGGGAAACCAGCAGCGCCAGCAACTGTACTCGTTGCCGGCGATGAACCAGTAGAGCCGCACCAGGATAGAGATCGTCAGGGCGATGGCGGCGCCGAAGTGGATCAGTCTCGCCCCGGCCATAATGCCCAGCGCCTGGTCTGCCACCACTGCGGCCTTGGGATCCGCCCCCGATGCGATGAACGGATTCCCGATGTAGTAGCCGGTCACCGCCAGCACCACCATAGCTCCCAGGTGAGTCCAGTGCCAGAACCGCACCGGCCACTCCCACACGTATGCCCTTTCGAAGAGCCGTGCCTCTCTAGCTGCCATGCTCCCACTCCTTCCCCTACACCACTCTCACCCGGGACAGCTCCCGGCGCTCGGCATCCAGCAGGTGGACGGCGCAGGCCAGACAGGGGTCGAACGAGTGCACCGTGCGCAGGATCTCGAGGGGACGATCCGGATCGGCCAGGGGTGTGCCCACCAGGGCCTGCTCGTACGGGCCAGGCTGGCCCTGAGCGTCTCTGGGAGAGGCGTTCCACGTCGTGGGCACCACGCACTGATAGTTGGCGATGCGCCCGTTGCGGATGTGGATCCAGTGGCCCAGAGAGCCTCGAGGCGCCTCGTGTAGGCCGAACCCCACCGCCTCCTCCGGCCAGGTCGCCGGGTCCCATCTCTCACCCGAGTGAATGCGCAGGTCGCCGGCGGCGATGTTGGTGGCGAGCTCGTTCACCCAGGGCTCGAGCTGCTCCGCGATCAGCAATGCCTCGATCCCGCGGGCGGCCGTGCGCCCCAGGGTGGAGAACAGGGCTTCCGGCCCTACCTGCAAGCTCTGCAACACCAGATCC
This genomic interval carries:
- the cybH gene encoding Ni/Fe-hydrogenase, b-type cytochrome subunit, which translates into the protein MAAREARLFERAYVWEWPVRFWHWTHLGAMVVLAVTGYYIGNPFIASGADPKAAVVADQALGIMAGARLIHFGAAIALTISILVRLYWFIAGNEYSCWRCWFPFYNREEIRNSLRLMVEQVKFYLFLRWDAPHGVGHNPLAALTYGGMLLLLVIETVTGWALYGLGNRTSIFWTLFGWVFSVASDQLVRLWHHTTLWLLLLFFAVHLYLAVRDDNLGELGTMSSMFDGHKYWPRSHRQH